The Synechocystis sp. PCC 7509 genome includes a window with the following:
- a CDS encoding PadR family transcriptional regulator, whose translation MSLAHVILGLLQQQEWTGYDLKTKCFDDCISHLWQADQAQIYRTLDKLESQAWITCTVEIQHDRPNRKVYRITEAGEAELTHWLQTHHPLPVLREPLLVQLYFAAQLPNEAIVYLLEQELEARQEKLAQCEEIEALSLSNPTASREQKLHRLVLDLVKQREQTYLDWLEKAIAAIPSQST comes from the coding sequence ATGTCTCTTGCCCATGTGATTCTGGGTCTGCTCCAACAACAGGAGTGGACAGGCTACGACCTCAAAACCAAGTGTTTTGACGATTGCATTTCCCATCTGTGGCAAGCAGATCAGGCACAGATTTATCGGACTTTAGACAAACTGGAGTCACAGGCGTGGATTACCTGTACCGTCGAGATTCAGCACGATCGCCCCAATCGCAAGGTTTACCGGATTACTGAAGCAGGTGAAGCAGAGTTAACCCACTGGCTTCAGACGCATCATCCGTTGCCCGTGTTGCGAGAGCCGTTGCTGGTGCAACTCTATTTTGCGGCTCAGTTGCCTAACGAGGCGATCGTGTATCTGCTAGAGCAGGAACTGGAAGCACGGCAAGAAAAGCTAGCCCAGTGTGAGGAAATCGAGGCTCTATCTTTGAGTAATCCGACTGCATCGCGCGAACAAAAACTGCATCGACTGGTTTTGGACTTAGTGAAGCAACGGGAACAGACTTATTTAGATTGGTTGGAAAAGGCGATCGCAGCAATCCCTAGCCAATCAACGTAA
- a CDS encoding response regulator, giving the protein MSQATTIRVLIADDHAIFRQGLATIINRDPDMQVIAQAENGEQAIALYEEHQPDVTLMDLRMPKLGGVAAIGAICAIAKSARIIVLTTYDSDEDIYRGLHSGAKGYLLKDTEPDELLNAIRTVHRGQKYIPPDVGAKLVQRLSNPELSERELEVLRSLAQGMSNADIAAALSIGEGTVKSHVNRILNKLDVSDRTQAVIVAVKRGIVSL; this is encoded by the coding sequence ATGAGCCAAGCCACAACAATTCGGGTTCTGATTGCGGACGATCATGCCATTTTTCGGCAAGGATTAGCCACGATTATTAATCGTGACCCAGATATGCAGGTAATTGCCCAAGCTGAAAATGGAGAACAAGCGATCGCATTATATGAGGAACACCAACCGGATGTCACGCTGATGGATCTGCGAATGCCTAAATTAGGGGGAGTTGCCGCTATCGGTGCAATTTGTGCGATCGCTAAATCTGCTCGGATTATTGTACTGACCACCTATGATAGTGACGAAGATATCTATCGGGGATTGCACTCAGGCGCAAAAGGATATCTGTTGAAAGACACTGAACCGGATGAGCTTCTAAATGCTATTCGTACCGTTCATCGGGGTCAAAAGTATATTCCGCCTGATGTGGGAGCAAAGTTGGTACAGCGCCTCAGCAATCCAGAACTGAGTGAAAGAGAACTAGAGGTACTCCGCTCACTGGCGCAGGGGATGAGTAATGCTGATATTGCGGCTGCTTTGAGTATCGGTGAAGGCACTGTCAAATCTCATGTCAATCGGATTTTGAATAAGTTAGATGTCAGCGATCGCACCCAAGCTGTAATTGTTGCCGTTAAACGCGGCATTGTCAGTTTGTAG
- a CDS encoding DUF5996 family protein has translation MVVSAQGTSVDIIWPSLPLAAWQDTYATLHLWTQIIGKIRLALAPKLNHWWQSTLYVTPRGLTTASIPYENRSFQISFDFLDHQLQIDTSDGMTKQIALVPRSVADFYQTVMAALSEMGIEVRIWMMPQEIAEPLLFAQDDQHASYDPDYAQRFWRILVQVDRVMNLFRSRFIGKSSPVHFFWGSFDHAVTRFSGRRAPEHPGGVPNMADWVTREAYSHEVSSCGFWPGGGSVVDPIFYAYAYPAPEGFQDYLIAPKEAFYSSEMQEFVLPYEAVRQASDPDAMILAFFQSTYEAAANLGHWDRDALEHTPLLQG, from the coding sequence ATGGTAGTTTCTGCTCAAGGTACTTCCGTTGACATTATTTGGCCCAGTTTACCGCTTGCCGCCTGGCAGGATACCTATGCAACTCTCCATCTATGGACACAAATTATTGGCAAAATTCGGTTGGCACTAGCGCCTAAACTCAATCACTGGTGGCAGTCTACTCTTTATGTAACGCCGCGTGGTCTAACAACCGCTTCAATCCCTTATGAAAATCGAAGCTTTCAGATCAGTTTTGATTTTCTCGATCATCAATTGCAGATTGACACCAGTGACGGCATGACTAAACAAATTGCACTGGTTCCTCGCTCCGTTGCAGATTTTTACCAGACTGTTATGGCCGCACTGAGTGAAATGGGCATCGAAGTCCGAATCTGGATGATGCCGCAGGAAATAGCAGAGCCGCTCCTGTTCGCCCAAGACGACCAACACGCCTCTTATGATCCTGATTATGCACAACGATTCTGGCGAATTCTCGTGCAAGTCGATCGGGTCATGAACCTGTTTCGTTCCCGGTTTATTGGTAAATCCAGCCCTGTGCATTTCTTCTGGGGGAGTTTTGATCACGCTGTGACTCGTTTTTCTGGTCGTCGTGCGCCAGAGCATCCAGGGGGAGTCCCAAATATGGCAGATTGGGTGACACGGGAAGCTTACTCGCACGAAGTCAGTAGTTGTGGCTTTTGGCCGGGGGGTGGGTCAGTTGTAGACCCTATTTTTTATGCGTATGCTTACCCTGCGCCGGAGGGGTTTCAGGATTACTTGATCGCACCCAAGGAAGCATTTTACAGCTCAGAGATGCAAGAGTTTGTCCTGCCTTATGAAGCCGTTAGGCAGGCTAGCGACCCAGATGCGATGATTCTTGCTTTTTTTCAAAGCACCTATGAAGCAGCAGCAAATTTAGGACATTGGGATCGGGATGCACTGGAGCATACCCCACTTCTACAGGGGTAG
- a CDS encoding plasmid pRiA4b ORF-3 family protein, whose protein sequence is MSDSKQITVYQLKIFILGISPMIWRRIKVRSNSTIADLHYIIQIAMGWTDSPLHRFVIHGKNYGIAQIGGISFADDPRKVRLANLGWRELERFLYEYDFGDYWQHQIRVEKIITSKSSSLEPICISGQRACPPEDCGGAWQFMAKKQQYWVGYIAKRLTEIVEAEKISDSIEDIFQLRQWLLVNHFDLNHINSRLKQYATGDRESILFEQRSS, encoded by the coding sequence ATTTCTGACTCCAAGCAAATAACCGTCTATCAACTCAAAATTTTCATCCTGGGCATTAGTCCCATGATTTGGCGGCGCATCAAAGTTCGCAGCAACAGCACGATCGCGGATCTACACTACATCATTCAGATCGCAATGGGATGGACGGACTCTCCTTTGCATCGCTTCGTCATCCACGGCAAGAATTACGGGATCGCTCAAATCGGCGGTATTTCCTTCGCTGACGATCCCCGGAAAGTCAGATTAGCAAACTTGGGCTGGCGTGAGCTTGAACGGTTTTTATACGAGTATGACTTCGGCGATTATTGGCAGCATCAAATTCGAGTCGAAAAAATTATCACGTCCAAATCGAGCAGCTTAGAGCCAATCTGCATTAGTGGTCAACGTGCTTGCCCTCCAGAAGACTGTGGTGGCGCGTGGCAGTTCATGGCAAAAAAACAGCAATACTGGGTCGGCTACATCGCCAAACGGCTCACAGAAATTGTCGAAGCAGAGAAGATTTCTGACAGTATAGAAGATATTTTTCAGCTCCGTCAATGGTTACTGGTCAATCATTTTGACCTCAATCATATCAATTCTCGGCTCAAACAATATGCAACAGGCGATCGAGAATCAATATTATTTGAACAGAGGAGCAGCTAA
- a CDS encoding helix-turn-helix domain-containing protein, whose translation MAKSDNLESLEDKRQKGNHRKATKKYIELLLEVVERPPQELGYEFGKWTGERLSIYLQQQTGIKLNSKQISRILQKKLRLHLGKVQLRI comes from the coding sequence ATGGCGAAGAGCGACAATCTAGAGAGTTTAGAAGACAAAAGACAGAAAGGTAATCACCGAAAAGCGACAAAGAAATATATTGAATTATTGCTAGAAGTAGTGGAACGCCCCCCGCAGGAATTGGGTTATGAATTTGGCAAATGGACAGGAGAAAGATTATCGATTTATCTACAACAGCAAACAGGAATTAAATTAAACAGTAAACAAATTAGTAGAATATTGCAAAAAAAACTACGTTTACATTTGGGCAAAGTACAGCTTAGAATCTAA
- a CDS encoding pirin family protein, with translation MTTQTQTLRTVAGIINSVETLEGAGFLVRRPFPKSSFSEFDPFLLLDELGPVNLKSGQAKGAPDHPHRGFEIVSYVLDGRLEHKDSVGHAGLLNPGDVQWMTAGAGVVHSEMPEAEFTRTGGRLHGIQLWVNLPQQDKMIAPRYQEIPSAQIPVAQTKDGSVTVRAIAGAALGAKAAIETRTPIIYLHFTLQPGASIVQPVPKEYNAFIYVLDGSGLFGTEQKRGEDGQMVIFAPDGEEVAIANPADATQPLDLLLIAGVPLNEPVVRYGPFVMNTEAEILQAIDDYQNGRMGHIHA, from the coding sequence ATGACAACTCAAACTCAAACACTCCGAACCGTTGCTGGAATCATTAATAGTGTAGAAACGCTTGAAGGAGCAGGCTTCCTGGTGCGTCGTCCCTTTCCCAAGAGTAGCTTTTCCGAGTTTGACCCCTTTCTCCTCCTCGATGAATTGGGTCCCGTGAATCTGAAGTCCGGTCAAGCAAAGGGCGCACCAGATCATCCCCATCGTGGCTTTGAAATCGTCAGCTACGTCCTGGATGGACGGCTGGAACACAAGGACTCGGTCGGTCATGCCGGACTGCTCAATCCCGGTGATGTGCAGTGGATGACCGCTGGGGCAGGCGTAGTGCATTCCGAAATGCCAGAAGCTGAGTTTACCCGCACGGGTGGGCGACTGCACGGCATTCAACTCTGGGTCAACTTGCCGCAGCAGGACAAGATGATTGCTCCTCGCTATCAGGAAATTCCATCAGCGCAGATTCCGGTGGCTCAGACCAAAGATGGGTCCGTGACAGTGCGCGCGATTGCGGGAGCAGCGTTGGGGGCGAAAGCGGCGATTGAAACCCGCACCCCGATTATCTACCTGCACTTCACGCTACAACCGGGAGCAAGCATTGTTCAACCAGTACCGAAAGAGTACAACGCCTTTATCTATGTCCTCGATGGGTCTGGTTTGTTTGGCACTGAGCAGAAACGGGGTGAGGATGGGCAAATGGTAATTTTTGCACCGGATGGTGAGGAAGTGGCGATCGCCAATCCTGCGGATGCCACCCAACCCCTCGATCTACTGCTGATTGCTGGAGTGCCGCTGAATGAACCTGTGGTGCGCTATGGTCCCTTTGTGATGAACACTGAAGCCGAAATACTGCAAGCGATCGACGATTACCAAAATGGAAGGATGGGACATATTCATGCTTAA
- a CDS encoding AAA family ATPase: protein MITLPGVTIHSKIYESLATLVYRGIREQENCGAIAKVLKQDYPSSGELTRYRQEYEITRSLNIEGVVKAYSQQDYQRTLVILLEDFGGESLEYWMRQQSDFCPMPLSVFLNVAIALTDTLGKIHTANVIHKDINPGNIVFNPNTSVVKIIDFGIATRFSRTNPTFKSLHLLEGTLAYLSPEQTGRMNRRLDYRTDFYSLGVTFYELLTGQLPFPTQDILELVHCHIARPPIPPHELNAMIAKPISDLILKLMAKNAEDRYQSAWGIKADLERCAEQLAEVGRIESMQLGLQDMSEQFCIPQKLYGRAAEIEALLVAFDRVAGSEGVREMMLVSGDAGVGKTALVQELCKPITAKHGYFIWGKFDQFRRNIPYSAIVDALQKLVQQLLEEPDEQMEVWRSRLLTALGSNGQVIIDVIPEVELIVGKQPPVPEVGAAEAQNRFNLTFQRFVRVFCAKEHPLAIFLDDLQWIDAATLKLIELILLDEQTQSLFLIGAYRDNEVTPTHPLILTLESLRKQGAVLQEIILTPLTLESLSQLLAETFHHTPETVHSLAKTLSRKTEGNPFFVSEFLKLLYGENLLTFDVQQLSWQWNLAEIEAQDITDNVVELLLRQLQKLSEATQQILSIAACVGSEFDLKTLEIVCEKSPKAISQDLLAAIQAGLIQPLSELDENLLVQEYKFSHDRVQQSAYVLIDESCKQVVHLQIGRSLLEKTLPEQQSDRLFAIVDHLDRGLELVTDRAERSEIARLNLIAGQKAKAATAYEAALEYLTTGLKLLDTDSWLSEYDLTLSLYSEAAGAAYLQGCFDEMEQFVEGVLNNAKTAIDKVQVYDSRIQAFLSQGNLEEALKTGLEVLKLLEVVLPENPSQVDVQRGLEETAALFARREIEDLIDLPEMTAPEPLAAIYILTNIGAAAFIRSPALFILTTGKMVNLSLDYGNAAWSPLGYVGYGFILCAAVQDIELGYKFGQLALSLAERLNTKKGNAKALQLFSDHVMQWKVHLRETIPLLVEVYQKGVETGDFEIAGYAAYDVCYNSFFVGEELTQLEQKTATYSKAVDRIRRESPSTWIAIVWQTILNLLDRSENPRRLTGEVCDEEQGLPSAIAVKDGIAIQMFYLHKVMLCYLFGEDRQAEQTAVLAGQYFEEVTAIRILPVFCFYHSLALLSLSLDASNSQRAAWLNSVTTNQEKMQKWAEHAPMNYLHKFYLVEAEKVRVLGQFLEAEELYERAIAGAAENEFIQEEALAYELAAKHYLARGREKIAQIYMKEAHYCYDRWGAIAKVKDLENRYPQLLNTNLIRQSHSIVTDETIRRLTATIDLAAVLKASQAISSEIELDRLLRSLMQILIENAGAQTGSLILENSGEWKIEAACELNDSENVFTTQVLESMPMANRLPESIIQYVIRTHEPAILNDATHEGNFIHDPYIQHNQPRSLLCLPLLNQSKLVGVLYLENKLATGVFTPERSQVLNLLSTQAAIAIENAKLYAQLHASKNELTQFFEAVPVGIGVVDATGRPCYSNQRSVQLLGKGIDPAVTPDQFAEVYQIYLAGTDQPYPTEKMPVVRALSGDRTMINDMEICRNNVVTPVEVWGTPVFDEQGNVAYAIATFQDITERKQAEKLLADYNRTLEQQVAQRTAALQASEAALRDVYDELRLREQELRLITDALPVYISYVDADQRYQFVNRAYEVWFNRSREEIIGKSVREIQSEAAYQISEPYIKQLLEGQRISFEAEIPKGSNYYISATYIPHFGTDGQVKGYYGLIADISDRKQAEEALQASESKLRTLIEAIPDPLFVLTAEGRFLEMIVQEPNLLWQPYEEMIGKTLHQLGREQADEFLSYIQQVLRTQQILTVEYSAFLNGREAWFSARIAPIQHEQVIWIARDITLQKQAEAASILEERNRMAREIHDTLAQAFTGILAQVGAAKQVLTDDLEAAQAHLDLIKELALTGLTEARRSVVALRPQLLEEGSLQSALHRLIAQIRTAAMDTTLYYEIEGAAYSLPAEVESNLLRMGQEALTNAIRHANADEIRVELIYDRDRVCLRVQDNGQGFGVGSIPCVEGFGLLGMSERAERIGAQLTIRSQPGQGTEIIVTVNRG from the coding sequence ATGATTACCCTACCTGGAGTTACGATCCACAGCAAAATCTATGAGAGCTTGGCAACTCTAGTGTATCGGGGCATCAGGGAGCAGGAGAATTGTGGCGCGATCGCCAAAGTTCTCAAGCAGGATTATCCCTCTTCTGGGGAATTAACTCGATATCGGCAGGAATATGAAATTACTCGTTCCCTCAACATTGAAGGCGTAGTTAAGGCTTACAGCCAGCAAGACTACCAGCGCACGCTGGTTATTCTCTTGGAAGACTTTGGTGGAGAGTCTTTAGAATACTGGATGCGGCAGCAATCAGACTTCTGTCCCATGCCTTTGTCAGTTTTTTTGAATGTCGCGATCGCCCTTACCGATACTTTGGGCAAAATCCACACGGCGAATGTCATTCACAAAGATATCAATCCTGGCAATATTGTCTTTAATCCGAACACTAGCGTGGTCAAAATCATTGATTTTGGCATTGCCACTCGCTTCAGTCGCACTAATCCCACGTTTAAAAGTCTCCATCTTCTAGAAGGAACCCTTGCCTATCTTTCGCCAGAGCAAACCGGGCGGATGAACCGGAGGCTCGACTATCGCACTGATTTTTATTCATTGGGCGTAACTTTCTATGAACTGTTAACGGGACAGTTGCCGTTTCCCACCCAAGACATCCTGGAGCTAGTTCACTGTCACATTGCTAGACCACCGATTCCGCCGCATGAATTGAACGCTATGATTGCCAAACCCATCTCCGACCTGATTTTGAAACTGATGGCGAAAAATGCGGAGGATCGCTATCAGAGTGCTTGGGGGATCAAAGCCGATCTCGAACGTTGCGCCGAGCAACTGGCAGAAGTGGGTCGAATTGAATCGATGCAATTGGGACTGCAAGATATGTCTGAACAGTTTTGCATTCCCCAAAAACTGTATGGACGAGCGGCAGAGATTGAAGCATTGTTGGTGGCATTTGACCGAGTGGCTGGGAGTGAGGGAGTCCGTGAAATGATGCTGGTTTCTGGTGATGCTGGCGTTGGCAAAACAGCATTAGTGCAGGAACTCTGTAAACCGATCACCGCAAAGCACGGCTATTTCATCTGGGGTAAATTTGACCAATTCAGACGCAATATCCCCTACAGCGCGATCGTCGATGCCCTGCAAAAGTTGGTGCAGCAACTCTTGGAGGAACCAGACGAACAGATGGAAGTGTGGCGATCGCGTCTCCTCACTGCTTTGGGCAGCAACGGACAAGTCATTATTGATGTCATTCCCGAAGTTGAGTTGATCGTTGGCAAGCAGCCGCCTGTACCCGAAGTTGGAGCCGCAGAAGCGCAGAATCGCTTCAATCTGACGTTTCAAAGGTTTGTACGGGTATTTTGTGCAAAAGAGCATCCCTTGGCGATTTTTTTAGACGATCTCCAGTGGATCGATGCTGCGACGCTGAAGTTAATCGAACTCATCTTACTTGACGAGCAAACTCAATCTCTGTTCTTGATCGGAGCTTATCGAGATAACGAAGTGACTCCGACGCATCCCTTAATTTTGACACTAGAGAGCCTGCGAAAACAGGGAGCAGTGCTTCAGGAAATCATTTTGACCCCCTTAACATTGGAATCGTTGAGCCAACTGTTAGCTGAGACATTCCATCACACTCCTGAGACAGTTCATTCACTCGCCAAAACTTTGTCACGTAAAACCGAGGGCAACCCATTCTTTGTTAGTGAATTTTTGAAGCTGCTGTATGGCGAAAATCTATTAACCTTTGATGTCCAACAGTTGAGCTGGCAATGGAACTTGGCTGAGATTGAAGCTCAAGATATCACGGATAATGTAGTGGAGTTGCTGCTGCGTCAGTTACAGAAATTGTCGGAAGCAACACAGCAAATTCTCTCGATTGCGGCTTGTGTTGGATCTGAGTTTGATTTAAAGACATTGGAGATCGTGTGTGAAAAATCCCCGAAAGCAATTTCTCAAGATTTACTCGCAGCAATCCAAGCTGGGTTAATTCAACCTCTGTCAGAATTAGATGAGAACTTGTTAGTACAAGAATATAAGTTTTCGCACGATCGCGTTCAGCAATCGGCTTATGTCTTAATTGATGAGTCGTGCAAACAAGTTGTTCATCTCCAAATCGGTCGCAGCTTACTCGAAAAAACTTTACCAGAGCAACAATCCGATCGACTGTTTGCCATTGTGGATCATCTCGATCGAGGACTTGAGCTAGTTACAGATCGAGCAGAACGATCTGAAATTGCTAGATTGAATTTAATCGCAGGTCAGAAAGCTAAGGCAGCAACGGCTTATGAAGCAGCTCTTGAGTATTTGACGACAGGGCTTAAACTCCTCGATACAGACAGTTGGCTTAGTGAGTATGACCTTACCTTATCGCTGTACTCAGAAGCCGCAGGAGCAGCGTATCTTCAGGGTTGCTTTGATGAAATGGAACAGTTCGTAGAAGGAGTACTCAACAATGCGAAGACTGCGATCGATAAAGTGCAGGTTTACGATAGCAGAATTCAAGCGTTTTTGTCACAGGGTAATCTAGAAGAAGCACTTAAAACTGGACTGGAAGTGTTAAAGCTTCTGGAAGTAGTGTTACCGGAAAATCCAAGTCAGGTAGATGTTCAGAGAGGATTGGAGGAAACGGCTGCACTGTTCGCTAGACGAGAAATCGAAGACTTAATTGATTTACCAGAGATGACTGCACCAGAACCGCTAGCAGCAATTTATATCCTGACGAATATTGGGGCGGCTGCATTTATCAGGTCACCAGCACTATTCATACTGACTACTGGCAAAATGGTAAATTTATCGCTCGACTACGGTAATGCTGCCTGGTCACCACTGGGTTATGTTGGCTACGGATTTATTTTATGTGCAGCCGTTCAAGACATTGAACTCGGCTATAAATTTGGTCAATTGGCTCTTAGCTTGGCAGAACGGTTGAATACCAAAAAAGGCAATGCTAAAGCATTACAGTTATTTAGTGACCATGTTATGCAATGGAAGGTACATCTTAGGGAGACGATACCACTGCTGGTTGAGGTTTATCAAAAAGGAGTGGAAACCGGAGACTTTGAAATCGCTGGTTATGCTGCCTATGACGTGTGCTACAACTCGTTTTTCGTCGGTGAGGAACTCACCCAACTGGAACAGAAAACGGCAACCTACAGCAAAGCGGTTGATCGAATCCGACGGGAAAGCCCCTCGACTTGGATTGCAATAGTGTGGCAAACCATTCTTAATTTGTTAGATCGGTCTGAGAATCCCCGCCGCTTAACGGGTGAGGTATGTGATGAAGAGCAGGGGTTGCCATCTGCTATTGCAGTTAAAGATGGGATTGCAATTCAAATGTTTTATTTACACAAAGTTATGTTGTGTTATCTATTTGGAGAAGATCGCCAAGCTGAACAAACTGCTGTTTTGGCAGGGCAATATTTTGAAGAGGTAACAGCAATCAGGATTTTACCTGTATTCTGTTTCTACCATTCTTTGGCGCTTTTGAGCCTATCGCTCGATGCTTCAAACTCTCAAAGAGCAGCTTGGCTAAATAGTGTTACTACCAACCAAGAAAAGATGCAGAAATGGGCAGAACACGCTCCAATGAATTACCTCCATAAATTTTATTTAGTTGAGGCAGAGAAAGTACGAGTCCTAGGGCAATTTCTTGAGGCTGAAGAGCTGTATGAACGTGCGATCGCAGGTGCTGCCGAGAATGAGTTTATCCAGGAAGAAGCACTCGCTTATGAATTAGCGGCTAAACATTATCTAGCACGAGGTCGAGAAAAAATAGCTCAGATTTACATGAAAGAGGCGCACTATTGCTACGATCGCTGGGGCGCGATCGCTAAAGTTAAAGACTTAGAAAACCGCTATCCACAACTTCTCAACACCAACCTGATTCGGCAATCGCATTCAATCGTGACCGATGAAACGATCCGTCGTCTGACAGCAACGATCGATTTGGCGGCGGTACTGAAAGCATCACAGGCAATTTCGAGTGAAATTGAACTAGATCGGTTGCTCCGTTCCTTAATGCAGATATTAATCGAGAATGCTGGCGCACAAACTGGAAGTCTGATTTTAGAAAACTCAGGAGAATGGAAAATTGAGGCTGCTTGTGAACTCAATGATAGTGAGAATGTGTTTACGACGCAAGTGTTGGAATCGATGCCAATGGCAAATCGTTTACCCGAATCGATTATTCAGTATGTGATTCGGACTCATGAACCTGCGATCTTGAATGATGCGACTCATGAAGGTAATTTCATCCATGACCCATACATTCAGCACAACCAACCGCGATCGCTGCTCTGTTTGCCACTGCTGAATCAAAGTAAGCTTGTTGGTGTGTTGTATCTGGAAAATAAATTAGCAACTGGAGTATTTACACCTGAGCGATCGCAAGTCTTAAACTTGCTATCCACTCAAGCAGCGATCGCTATCGAAAATGCCAAACTCTACGCACAGCTACACGCCAGCAAAAATGAATTGACGCAATTTTTTGAAGCGGTGCCAGTGGGAATTGGAGTGGTCGATGCAACAGGTCGCCCTTGCTACTCCAATCAAAGGTCAGTTCAGCTATTGGGTAAAGGGATTGATCCTGCTGTGACACCGGATCAATTTGCAGAAGTTTATCAAATTTATTTAGCGGGAACAGATCAACCCTATCCCACTGAGAAAATGCCAGTTGTTCGGGCATTGAGTGGCGATCGCACGATGATTAATGATATGGAAATTTGTCGAAACAATGTAGTGACTCCAGTGGAGGTATGGGGAACACCCGTTTTTGATGAACAGGGTAATGTGGCTTATGCGATCGCCACCTTTCAAGACATTACCGAGCGCAAACAAGCAGAGAAACTGCTAGCGGACTACAACCGCACTTTAGAGCAACAAGTTGCCCAACGAACGGCTGCTTTGCAGGCAAGTGAAGCCGCACTGCGCGATGTTTACGATGAACTTCGCTTACGAGAACAAGAGCTACGACTGATCACCGACGCTCTGCCTGTCTACATCAGCTATGTGGATGCAGATCAACGCTACCAGTTTGTGAATCGTGCCTATGAGGTCTGGTTCAACCGGAGTCGAGAAGAGATTATCGGCAAATCTGTGCGTGAGATCCAGAGCGAGGCGGCTTATCAGATTTCTGAGCCATACATCAAGCAATTACTGGAAGGGCAGAGGATTTCTTTCGAGGCAGAAATTCCTAAAGGAAGCAACTACTATATCAGTGCAACCTACATTCCCCATTTTGGTACTGATGGTCAAGTCAAAGGATACTATGGTCTGATCGCAGACATTAGCGATCGCAAACAAGCAGAAGAAGCCCTACAAGCCTCAGAGTCAAAGCTACGGACTCTAATTGAGGCAATTCCCGATCCATTATTTGTACTGACTGCTGAAGGGCGATTCCTTGAAATGATCGTACAGGAACCAAATCTGCTATGGCAACCCTATGAGGAGATGATTGGTAAAACCTTGCATCAACTCGGAAGGGAACAAGCCGATGAATTTCTAAGTTATATTCAGCAGGTGCTGAGAACCCAACAAATCCTCACAGTCGAGTACAGTGCGTTTCTAAATGGACGAGAAGCCTGGTTTTCGGCTCGCATTGCCCCGATTCAGCACGAACAGGTCATTTGGATAGCGCGAGATATTACGCTGCAAAAGCAAGCAGAAGCAGCCTCGATTTTGGAAGAACGCAACCGCATGGCACGGGAAATTCACGATACACTCGCTCAGGCGTTTACAGGCATTCTGGCTCAGGTGGGAGCGGCAAAACAGGTGCTAACGGATGATTTAGAAGCTGCTCAGGCACACCTAGACCTGATCAAAGAACTGGCGCTAACTGGACTGACTGAAGCACGGCGATCGGTCGTGGCGCTCCGTCCTCAGCTTTTGGAGGAAGGCAGTCTACAGAGCGCTCTACATCGTCTCATCGCTCAAATCAGAACTGCCGCAATGGATACCACTTTATATTATGAGATTGAGGGTGCAGCGTATTCTCTACCTGCTGAAGTCGAGAGTAATCTATTGCGAATGGGGCAGGAAGCCTTAACCAATGCGATTCGACACGCCAATGCTGATGAAATTCGAGTGGAGCTAATCTATGATCGCGATCGAGTTTGTTTGCGCGTGCAAGACAATGGACAGGGCTTTGGAGTTGGCAGTATTCCCTGCGTTGAGGGTTTTGGCTTATTAGGCATGAGCGAGCGGGCAGAGCGCATTGGCGCACAACTCACAATTCGGAGTCAACCTGGACAAGGAACAGAGATTATTGTCACCGTCAATCGGGGGTAG